Genomic DNA from Telopea speciosissima isolate NSW1024214 ecotype Mountain lineage chromosome 2, Tspe_v1, whole genome shotgun sequence:
CCTGCGGAGGATCTCGCCTCTCCTCTGGTTTGCCCCCCTTCTCTCCTgctttcctctcctcttcccGATGCTTCCCTTTCCAATGCTATTCCCCTTTCTCCCACTTTGATAGACTCAGATCCCCTTTTACCCATTCCTCCTCCAACCATCACTGTTTTACCCATTTTGCCCTCCACTAAAAAAGgcaaatccaaaaagaaagaaaagaaagagaaagagaagaaacgtAAAAAGTCGTCCCTCTCTGGGGCCCACCCTTCCCTCTCGCCCAACTCTGCACCTATTCATGCCGGGTCGGGTAACCGTTTACCTGACCCAAATCCTATTGCaaactctttctctcctccttcgtCCCAGCCCGAGCACCTTCTTGGCTCTAACTCCTGCATCTCCCCTGCTCCTTTCATCTCTGTTAATCCTTTACCCCCTGCTCCTTCGATCTCTGCAAAATCAAAACCCCCAGCATCCTCTTATAATCGAAGGCATCGCAGCTCCTCTGCTTCTTGCAGCGCTAGTATTTTATCCCGTTTCTCTGGGACTGAGTTGCAATCCTCAAATTCTCCTCAATGAATCTTGGCATTTTGTGGAATACTCGGGGTCTCAATTCCCCTTGTAAACACGCTGCTGTTCGCTCCCACATTAGAAATCTCCATGCTACTTTTTGCTGCTTACTTGAGACTCATGTCAAAGAACCAAATGCTGCTCGAATCTCAAATTCCATAGTCCCTGGTTGGTCTTTCCTTTCCAACTACTCCCACCATCCTGATGGCCGTATTTGGATCATCTGGGATCCctctaaaatcaaaatttctctGATCTCCTCTTCTGCCCAATTCCTCCATCTAAGCTTCTCTGATAGCTTAAACcaattctcctttttcttcactgTTACCTATGCCTTCAACTGCCCTGTGCTGAGACAAGATCTTTGGACAGACCTCCGTAACCTTGCGGGTTCCATAGATTCTCTCCCTTGGGGTATTGGTGGTGACTTTAATGTCATCAGATTTGGCTATGAAAAACAGGGAGGTGACCACTTGGATCTTGAATCAATGGCTGCTTTCAATGATTGTATTGAGGACTTGAGCTTGGGTGATCTCAGATGGACAGGTCCCCCCTTTTCCTGGAGCAATAAAAGGGCTGGTCCTGCAAGAATAGCCTGCAAGTTGGATCGGATTTTAGTAAATGAATCATGGCTGgcttcctttccttcctcctcttcaaattttgaCCCCCCTGGTATATCTGATTACAGCCCCATAGCTTTATCCATCCAGCCTAATAACTCCTTTGGCCCAAAAccttttaaatattttgatATGTGGTCCAAACACCCCTCTTTCCTGTCCATAGTCAAGGATGCTTGGTACAAGCCTGTGCAAGCTTTCTCCTCCCCTCTTTTAGTCTTGGCTAGGAAGCTCAGGAATGTAAAAAATACTCTCAAATCCTGGAACCTCAGCACCTTTGGAAATGTCTCCCAAAATGTCAAGGACTGCCAGGATAAGCTTGCAAATATTCAGATTCAAATTCAGATGGACAACTTCAATGATCAATTGGCTACTGATGAGAAAGCTACTGCCCTTGAATTATCTCTACTCCTCAAtcaagaagaaagcttcctGAAGCTAAAATCCAGGATTAAGTGACTTGAACTTGGGGATTCCAATTCAGCTTATTTTCATCGTTCTCTGAAATCAAGAACCAATCATAACTCCATAATTCAGCTAGCTGCTCCTGATGGATCTCCAGTTACCACTGTGAATGGTATCAAAGATATGGCTGTGAATTACTTCAAGAATCTCTTCTCTGGTCCTTTGGATGAGACTGAACATATCCCTGATAATGtgctcaacaagttcatccCAAATGAACTCATTCAGTCTTTTAATGCCATTCCAAATGAGGAGGAAATTATTGCAGCAATTCATTCCATCAAGCTGCATCGAGCTCCCGGGCCAGATGGGTCCAGCATGGGGTTTTTCTTAGCTGCTTGGGATATCATCAAGGATGATCTTATCAAAGCATCACTAGTTTTTTCCTCAACCCCAGCCAGATCAACGAGGTGAATCACACTTTTCGTTGCCTCATTCCTAAGACGGAAGGAGCCTCTGTGATGGCTGATTTCAGGCCCATAGCCCTCTGCAACCTGATCTACAAATTTATAGCCAAGATCCTTGCTTCCAGGCTCAAGAAAGTGGTGGATCTGCTAGTCAATGAGAACCAGTCAGCCTTCATCCCGGGTAGAAGTATTTGTGATAACATCCTTCTTTGCAATGAGATTGTCAAAGGATTTGACAGGAAAAACCATTCCCCGGTtgctcttatgaagattgatattcacaaagcctttgactctCTGAGATGGGATTTTATAGCAAAAGTCATGAACAAAATGAGATTTCCAGCAGTCTTCATTCATTGGATCCACTGCTGCATCTCCACTCCAAAGTTCTCAGTTCTTATTAATGGCAGCCCAATAGGCTATTTTGGCTCCACTGTAGGGATTCGACAAGGCTGTCCTCTTTCTCCCTACCTCGTCACCTTAGCCCTGGAATTCCTATCCAGGGAAATTCAGCTTTGCACTGATCAGAATCTCATCTCTCCCATTCCCAAATGCAAAACCCTCAGACTCTCCCATTTGGCTTTTgttgatgatctcatgatcttctccaaggcctccatcACCTCTTTTGAGTCCATCATGAACTGTTTGCAGCACTTTAAAGCTTTATCAGGGCTCCGCATCAACCCCCATAAGTCCCTTCTCTTCGTAGCTGGTGTCCCGGATGATTTAAAGGCTGCTTTGAAGGATATTTGTGGCTTCAGTATTGGTCAGCTCCCAGTGAAGTACTTGGGCCTGCCTATGATTCTAGCAAGACTTTTGCCCCAtcactgcactcctatgctgGATCTTATCAGGAAGCGTCTACAACTCTGGaagggcaagcttctctcctatgcaggcTGATTGGTTCTTGTCAAGTCTGTTCTCGAAgcctcctacatctactggtcgGGTATCTATGGCTTGCCTCAGTCCACCATTCAGTCTTTGGAGACCCTCAtggcttctttcctttggaaaggcacTGATGCCACTAGATTCCTCCGGCCTATCAGCTGGAACTTGATTTGTCATCCTTTAGAGGAATGAGGTTTGGGAATTAGAAGGATCAAAGATGTGAATTCTATTGGCATTATCAAACTTCTTTGGAAGATTGTTTCTAGGGCCAAAAGTATTTGGGTAGATTGGATATATTCAGGTTCTCTCAGCTCAGACTCTATTTGGTCGGTCCAAATACATTCAGATGCTTCTTGAACCTGGCGCAAGATTCTTGAGAATAGAGTTCTGACTCTTTGGATCTATATGTTCTCACATTGGTAATGGGACTACCACCTTGCTCTGGCTGGACCACTTGCATCCTATGGGCATTCTGCTTCACCAGGTTACCCCTAGAATGATTTATGACTCGGGGCTTCCTAGAAATGCtttggtggctgatattctAAATGAAGATGGATGGGACCCCCCTGATTCCACTTCCCCTACTCTTACTTCTATTTGGGCTCTCCTTCCTACAATTTCCAGAAGACCTTTCAACAGGGAAGACTGTGTCTCTTAGATGCCTAGTACTTCGAGAAAGTTCAGCACTAAATCAGCTTGGGACCTTGTCAGAACTAGCCTTCCGCTTGTCCCTTGGAGGAAACTTGTCTGGTACAAGCACCACATTCCAAGGCACAGCTTCACGGTCTGGAGAGTCTTatccaactgcctcccaacgcaaGCATCATGGTCTCCCCCAACTGtggcctttgttggaatgggactGAAGATACAAATCACCTCTTCTTTGGCTGCCCCTTCACTCGCTCTATCTGGAAGGGCATCCTTTCCAAATGTTGGCCGTCAAACAGGaggattcttccttttgatcgtgagtggatttggattgatatgacttttggtggctCTACTATCTGTGATATGATTGGGAGATTGGCTTTCTCGGCGGctatcaaccacatttggatggagagaaatcttaggaaatggacctccaaatctagatctaccaaccagatttgggattccatctcttttgaaatcaaaactaaaattagTTTAGCTGCTCCCTCTACTTGTATTGACACCCcgaggaacaggctcattgttgtatcctggggcctTTCTTCTATCACCCTTACGCCAGTGGGCTCTGCTGTTTGAGCCTTTTCTGCTGGTCCTCGTCTCTTGTTTCTTCCCTCTTATTTGAGGGCTGCTTTTAgtaatgaatattttattcacccaaaaaaaaaatattccctTAGTTTATTCATGAATCCCATAgggatatatatacaaggtACACAATGAGATTCTAGATCTCTTAAACAAggaaacccaatattgggtgatacaAAGAGATATAAAGCTATAACCACCATAGTAGATCAATATTTGGTTTCCATAGATAGAGCAGTCAATATAACatgtcacatgtgataatagactGACCGATCAATATTTGGTTGCCATAGATAGAGCAATCCATATCATATGtaaatcacatgtgataatagaccGAGAAAGGAAGGCGGATCATCTCCAGTGATCCTtctctcaatacacccccttAAGTTGGAGAATTGGGCaaccgaatcttcagcttgtcacCTAGACCCTCAAAACAGGAGTTGGCCAGCGGTTTTGTCAGTGTGTCTGCGATATGATCTTGAGAAGAGATAAACTGGACTTGTAACTGCTTTTTGGCGACCCGATCACGAACAAAAtggaacagtacttcaacatgctttgtcctggCATGAAATACTGGGCTGGCAGACAAATATGTGGCACCCAAGTTGCACACCATAGAATAGGTGTGCCAGATAACGGATGACCAAGTTCAGTAAGTAGCGATTCTAGCCAAATCAACTTAGCTAATGCATCTGACAAAGCCTTGTATTCGGCCCAATATTGGGTTTCCTTGTTTAAGAgcaatccatatcacatgtaaattacatgtgataatagaccGACCGATCAATATTTGGTTGCCATAGATAGAgcaatccatatcacatgtaaatcacatgtgataatagaccAAGAAAGGAAGGTGGATCATCTCCAATGATCCTTATCTCAACAACAGTCCACTCTAGCTGCCCATAAAACATAAAAgagatgtttgtgatgcatttcagaatttttctcaGATGATTCTTAATCAGTTTGATACTCatatcaaaattgttcggtctaataaaggaggagaatacatgtttggtggcctccaagccttcttcactaataatggcattatccatcagctcaCGTTTGTtaacacaccccaacaaaatggggttgctgagaggaaaaatcaccatttattggaggtcacccgtagtctcttatttggcatgcatgttcccaagaccttctAGTCTGTACTCTGCAACTCTTCTcattgcttcctttctcattaacaccgcatgcctaccaaacttcttgatttcaaatctcccttagaaatcttatctccacaggtttctactttctctcttcctcctaaagtctttggctgtgtttgttatgtgtaTGTTAACAACTCACAtcgtactaaacttgatcccaaagccctcaagtgtctctttcttgggtactcttctactactaaaggttacaagtgctatcacccatcTTCCCGCAGATGCCtcacctccaaagatgtcactttctttgagtctgtccctttctttgcaccatctcagcatcctcatcagggggagaattgtggaagtgaacaggctgctgatttccttcattatcctctacctatctctccctttatgcttgacattggaaagcatagggctgtggatgtggatgtgaatacagatttggttgcTGACAACggttctggtaaggagaaggattacaacattaaatacaagagaggtgaaggcttgcataatgaaggaaagaagacctaccaaaagtcctctttggatccggatccagatccacctcctgagattcattctcctcaatcaggtgatatcccttctcctccatccaATTTTGACCTTCCTACTGCtgttagaaaggggaaaagagcttgtactaatcctatagcccagtttgtttcttataatgctctttctcctataggtcttgcctttattgctactctctctacagcttctattcccaggaatgttactaatgctatgtctgacccaaagtggagacaagctatgattgaggagatgatggctcttgaaaagaatggtacttggcaactggtggatcttcccaagggacgtgtcccagttggatgcagatgggtctatacaatcaagtataaatctgatggtactgttgagagatacaaagcaaggttggtagCCAAGGGGTATAATTaagtctatgggattgactatcaggagacatttgctcctgtggctaagcacaacgatataagagttcttttatcattggctaccaataaagattggccattatatcagttagatgtgaagaatgcctttcttcatggtgacttggaagaggaagtgtacatgtaACCCCTACCAGGCTTCAAAataccttcagctgaagggaaggtgtgtctcctcaagaaggcactatatggactcgaacagtcaccaaaggcatggctTGAGTGCTTTTGACAGACTATTTTGAATAATGGACATTCctagagtcaagctgaccacactctctttaccaagcagggcaatggtaccatcacagcccttattgtctatgttgatgatattgtagtcactTGTGATGATATGGTTGAGATAAATAAACTGAAAATCTACTTGCCtaaacagtttgaaatcaaagatctgggtcccttgaagtatttcttaggcattgaagtatcaaggaccaagagaggaatcaacatatgtcaactaaagtttgtgcttgatttgctgacagagacagggatgttaggccgcaaaccagcaagttctcctattgagcagaatcacaaattaggagaagattgtggtccttctcttattgatgcgggaaagtaccagaGGCTAGTTGGGAAGCTTATTTACCGTTCTATGACGCGCCCAGATATTTCCTATGCAATGGGAgtagtgagccaatttatgcatgcccccaagcgTGGGCATTTAGATGCTGTGTATCGtattcttagatatttgaagtTGTGTGGTTGTGcccagggaaaggactattgTATGCCAGCTACAACCACTTGAGAGTGAAAGGTTttactgatgttgattggactggatccatcacagacaggaGGTCTACCTTCGGCTaatgtacctttgtgggaggtaacttggttacatggagaagcaaaaaagagccggttgtagctagatccagtgccgaggcagaatttagagctatggctcatggagtgtgtgaactcatatggttgaaaagactgGTTCAGGAACTGGGGTTTGACACtaaaggccctatgagactctactatgacaacaaggctgccatcagtattgcccacaatccagtacaacatgacagaaccaagcacattgaagttgatcgaatacttcatcaaggagaagatagactctagctgtatttgtactcctttcgtaaagactggtgatcaactggtagacatcttcaccaaggcacttgcctctcttcagtttggtactctcctatgcaagctgggaatgcatgacatttattctccagcttgagggggagtgttagagttattgAAATTTATGTCctaggggtactttaggaactggaCCTTAtctagttcccttattatgtaatttcttctttttcttctttttgtaatATGTTAAGAGTTTTTATTTGAGTAATATAGATGTGGAGAGAATAATCTCACACACAACACATTACAACTGAATCctctctcttgtcttcttcttcctcctccaacatCCTCTCCTCCTCTTACTTACTttcctaaacctaaaatctaactccccaagccatatatttataataaggaatgaaaattacatggacagaattgtccctatcatagccgacatggctgtacatgaaataaaacagtaaaaagtccagaataccccccacagtattctggcccatacaatccaacaggTTGCGTCCAGATCAATGTCTGTTATGGTACCTAATTGGAAAGTCATATAGGTCTACAACTTTATATAGAAATCATAAGTAACGGTTGCAGGTTGGTGTCTGACATTGACATAGGGTATCTATGTCATATgaaaaaaattgataataaCAAGTGACTTTATTACATAAGTCAGAGATATCATTGACTCTTTATTACATAGCCCTCAATTATCATTACTAAAACCCGAGGAACCAATACAACTGGAGATATTGAAGGATAAAATACTAATTCGTATAATATAACCATCATCTCTCAAACatagctttaaaaaaaaaagttgaatgaCAAAACAGAACACATGTATTCTGACCCCCTTCGGTTTGGAAAAGGCAAAATTGAGTTGATTTAGGTATAACTACATCATTCAGCATTCAATCCAGAAGAAGTATTTACTAAATATAGTTTGCAAATATCATAAGTACCTTCCATCGATAAGGCTGTATGGACCATGAAATGGCTTAGTCTCTCTGCTTCTCgcttttgttcttctttgttgGGGTCAAAGAGGATCATTGTATGGAAGTTCCCATCACCAGCATGAGCAACAACAGTGCTGATGTCACGAAtgtcaaaaaaaggaaaacaataaCAGCATCAGTGATTATTTCTCTCTGCTCCTGTTAAGTATCATTATTCCTTAGCATTATTTGTAAGACCATAAACATAGATGCATGCCATACCATCCAAATAGATGTAGAATAAGTTCATAATAGAAAATTCAGAAAGGAACATGAGAATATAAACTATATCAATCCTTTTCCGATTTGTTGTATATTCAGAACAGACCAACATACCACACCAATGGTGATGCATCAATCTCCTGCTTAGATCTTGATATCAATTCTGCAAGCCGTGACAAAGGAATACATACATCCTGAATGAAAGGAACATATATGAAAATGTGAACCCAAATTTGATCAAGATCCAAAAAAAACTTTTCCATTAGAAAAACATATGATAATCTCCATTCAGTGGCCGAAAAGAAACTTTCAGTACACAATGCTCAATTTTTCTAAAAACTCTAAAATTTTCGCAAGACAATAATTACAAGGAAAACAGTCAACATAATTCTTAAATAACAACTAAATGAATGGCTTCAAGTTAAAATCAAAAGGCAAAATTTGAAAAATGTATGCAGTCATCCAGTTGTTTTATTTCACCATTCGAACAAGGTTTAGGCAGACAGCATGAAAACAAAACCGTGTTTATGGTAAACGACAgcaataattataaaatatgCCTTGCTGATTAGACAAAGGCTGACAGGTGCTTAACGTGGGCCAAAGAAAGGGAAATGCAATCTTGTGCTTACTTTCACAAAGTTCCCCCATAAAATGGAATAGATTAGATTGTTTCTCAACTTACTTTTCGAATCAACGCCGGAAAATAGTATATAACAGCTAAATAAATGAGAAGTAATTACAAACTGACCGTAATCATTGCTTCATGATTAGGCTGCATTACGAAACAAGCCCAAAGTGCTTCCTTCCTCATctacatgggggggggggggaaccatATTTTATCACTGGATTCAAGGAAAAAGGAACATAACAACTATTACTACTAGTCTGATTGTAATTATCATACCACAAGAAATTCAGGCCAACAACATTCAAACAAATCCTAAGACACTACAGCAACAAATAACACAGCTTTAAATACAATGAAAAAAACCCAACAGAATATGAACCAGACAACTGAAATATTTCTATATTGAAGAAACAGCCTGAacaaaaccaaaactctccCAAATCTGCAAGGTCCATGAATGAACTACAGCGGGCTTGTAGTACCCTGTTTTAGGGCCTGAGATTTTGGGAACACCACCTATCCATAAAACTTGGTATTTCCTGCTTTGGACCTGTAGTATTACCACCATCGAGgtatttcaatttctttttagcTGAATTTTTAACTTAACTGCTTAACCTGGGAGCAGGAAGTTAGGTTATTTCCTCATTCTGGGATTACAGGTTTCCAAGTTTAATATTTTCAGGAATTTTAAGGTTAAGGTTCCAGTTCTATCATCCAATATAGGAAAAGATTTTAAAGTGCCTCATGTAGCCAAACTAGGCAGGTTAGCCCTTTGATTTTAGCTACTGTATGTGGCTAATTTGGCAATTGTATCTGTTTGATAGATGGGAAAACTCAAGTCTCTGTCCATCACATGGTCCATCATGTATCAGACCTCTACTGCTGTATTAGCATCAAGGTTCGAGGTCTCGGTATCTTGGCTGGTTTCGGTCAGCCCCAAAACCGAGTTGTCTCAGtaactcgctgagatctcggccgagtattttatttatttattttcaaatttcggcccttggtttcggtggccatatgacctaattaggttATGAAACTTGCaagacagcctattttaggccctataaACATGGTGGAACCCTTAGTTTTCTAAAAATCACAtacaaaatggtagtttgacttaggATCCTAGGTTGGTAGTATATATATACTGATGTCCTATTCCACACAATTTTTTGTATTAAAACACATAATTAAAGtagaacaacttaaataagaaataGGAATGAGAAGACATCAAATTATGaaccatttcataaatcatacatctAACGTTGTTTGTTATATAGAGTCAACTATATTTTGAGTTAACACTTAATAATACAAGACAACAACTGCCAAGTACCAAGTCATCCCTATCTCTATATGCTCATCCTAATATTGAACGAGTGCCGGGCCTTCAAGTTCAAAACTCCTCCAAGGAAGGTTGTTGGGAagaaaatctcctccaaatgttGTTCTTGAGCATCAAATCCAAGTCAGTTCCCTCAGATGCTAGCAATTCTGACAGGAGAATCAGATAGAAGCAAAACAGCAACTTGTTTAGGTTCAAGGTAACTAAACAACAAACCATATATCATTGTGATCTAATTGGAATGCGTTGGTGCTCAATTTCCTACATCAAAACCCAATAAGCAACGCTACTTGGGTGCACGCTAGGGgttccgttttttttttttttttttttttctctcgtGGGGTTTAGGTCCTCCCTCTCGGGAGGAGCACCTCCCGGATCCTCCACTCGAAGCTCACGCTGGTAGGGCCTCGGCCCCATCCTATGCTACCGTGGTTTCCAAGTCGACAGCCATCACATGTGCTGCGATCGAAGTAAAGAAGCCTGCGTCGCTGTTTGGTGACCCTGCGGTCTTCTTCACTAGGGAGGAAATAGAGCTGTCTAAGAAAGCTTTCTCCATAATGCTGATAGCCAAGTGCAGCTACGGGAGACCCTCTCTGTTTGTGATCAAGGAGTTTCTGCAGAAGCATTTGTTCCTTCAAGGGGAAGTAGTGGTTTCGTCATTGGACCCGAGGCATATACTTCTTCGATTATCGGTTCCATCCGAATATGTGAAGGTGTGGTTGAAGATCAGGTTCATGTCCAGGGCTTCCTCCTACGTTTTATAAAATGGACATCGGAGTTTGTCTCAGGCTGGGAGTAGTCCTCTTTCACCCCCATCTGGGTCTCCTTGCCAGGGCTACCTATCAATTTTTATCAGGGCAACTATCTGGTGTCCATTGCGGGGGCAATTGGAAGGTTCTTGAAGGTCGACGGGGCAATGGCGAACTGCACTCGCACGGTCGAGTCAAGGTTCTCTGTTGAGGTGGACCTGAGATCGGCGCTGCCATCGAAGATCTGGATAGGGTGTGACTAAGAGGGTTTTTATCAGAAGGTTGTCGTGGAGAGATTGCCATCATACTGTGACTCCTGCTCAAAGATTGGCCATTCGACAGTTTCTTGCCGGAAATTACATAGGGGGAAGGGTGCTGTGGTGATCTCAGAAGCTGCCGGGGGTTTGGGCAATCGTCAGCTTGGTGGCCCTGCTGCTGCAAGTGTGGGAGATGATGCTGGAGCCAGAACCAGCGAGGGGGTCTTTATTCCAAGGGGAGAGGGGCCCTCGCATGGCGCAATTGGGGGTCTGCCTGCTCAGAGACAGCCTGCTAATCGGCGGCCTGTGGCAAGACGTGGAGCGCACTGGATACCAGTTCGGCATCAGGCCGTGGATCAGCGAAATGTGCAAGCGGCGGTGTTGTCCCCCTACGACAGTGTTTCTAAGGCTACTTTGCTCGCGGGGGACCAGTCGGATGGAGCAGCCTGCGAAGAAAGGCCTGTTGACGGGGTTGCAGTGCAGCCATTAGAAGAGGGAGAGATCCCTCTCGTGAGGCCTGATGACTTACCTGCAGATTTGAATGGTAGCGTCGAGCACAGGGTAGTGGCACTGGTTGCGCCTAGTGGCCTGGGGCTGGAAGCATTTGCAAAGGGAACTGAGGAGGATGCTACAGGTTGTATCTTGGCTGAATACGGGGCAATATCGGAGGGTGATGCCCCTTTGCCTTATTTTGATGTCGCAGCTGGGCCAACGAGGGCTAAGGACGACTTGCTTGTGTCAAGCCAGGCTGCCACACCTGCCTTAAGCCGCGTGGCTTTACTGGAGAGTTTCAAAGTTTGTAATGCTGCCATTGAAGCGCAAATTAACAAAACGCTGAACAGACTTAGTGAGGAAGGTATGGCCGCAGGACAGTCGGACCCTCGCG
This window encodes:
- the LOC122650777 gene encoding uncharacterized protein LOC122650777 produces the protein MNLGILWNTRGLNSPCKHAAVRSHIRNLHATFCCLLETHVKEPNAARISNSIVPGWSFLSNYSHHPDGRIWIIWDPSKIKISLISSSAQFLHLSFSDSLNQFSFFFTVTYAFNCPVLRQDLWTDLRNLAGSIDSLPWGIGGDFNVIRFGYEKQGGDHLDLESMAAFNDCIEDLSLGDLRWTGPPFSWSNKRAGPARIACKLDRILVNESWLASFPSSSSNFDPPGISDYSPIALSIQPNNSFGPKPFKYFDMWSKHPSFLSIVKDAWYKPVQAFSSPLLVLARKLRNVKNTLKSWNLSTFGNVSQNVKDCQDKLANIQIQIQMDNFNDQLATDEKATALELSLLLNQEESFLKLKSRIK